A part of Anaeromyxobacter diazotrophicus genomic DNA contains:
- a CDS encoding DMT family transporter: protein MSGGARRLGPLLVRGVLAGLFFSATFVLNRAMSQAGGHWVWSAALRYLHMLLLLAVALAATGQGAVLRGALRLFRAHLGFWVVAGGVGCGLFYAPLCLAAAYAPGWVVATTWQSTVLATPLVLFAFGRPVPLRGLAFTALVFLGIALVTLEQAGGAGVREVALGAAPVLLAAFAYPVGNQLVWEARRGGRRWVPHLDDPLLDHDLARVLLLVLGSLPFWLVLGAAVRPPPPSAAQVGRTALVALLSGVVATSLFLSARHRARTAYELAAVDATQATEVIFSVAGEVALLGGAPPGPLGAGGVALALSGLGLYLGAQTRPPPAARS from the coding sequence GTGAGCGGTGGGGCGCGCCGGCTCGGGCCGCTCCTCGTCCGCGGCGTCCTGGCGGGCCTCTTCTTCAGCGCGACCTTCGTGCTGAACCGCGCCATGAGCCAGGCCGGCGGGCACTGGGTGTGGAGCGCCGCGCTGCGCTACCTGCACATGCTCCTCCTGCTGGCGGTCGCGCTGGCCGCGACCGGGCAGGGCGCCGTGCTGCGCGGCGCGCTGCGCCTGTTCCGGGCCCACCTCGGCTTCTGGGTGGTCGCCGGCGGGGTGGGGTGCGGGCTCTTCTACGCGCCTCTCTGCCTGGCGGCGGCCTACGCGCCGGGGTGGGTGGTCGCCACCACCTGGCAGTCGACGGTCCTCGCCACGCCGCTCGTGCTGTTCGCCTTCGGCCGCCCCGTCCCGCTGCGCGGCCTCGCCTTCACCGCGCTCGTCTTCCTGGGCATCGCGCTCGTCACGCTGGAGCAGGCGGGCGGCGCCGGGGTCCGCGAGGTGGCGCTGGGCGCCGCCCCGGTGCTCCTCGCCGCCTTCGCCTACCCGGTCGGCAACCAGCTGGTGTGGGAGGCGCGGCGCGGCGGGCGGCGGTGGGTGCCGCACCTCGACGACCCGCTCCTCGACCACGACCTGGCGCGCGTCCTCCTGCTCGTGCTGGGCTCCCTGCCGTTCTGGCTCGTGCTGGGCGCCGCCGTCCGCCCGCCGCCGCCCAGCGCGGCGCAGGTGGGACGCACGGCGCTGGTGGCGCTCCTCTCCGGCGTGGTGGCGACGAGCCTGTTCCTCTCGGCGCGCCACCGCGCGCGCACCGCCTACGAGCTGGCGGCCGTGGACGCGACGCAGGCGACCGAGGTGATCTTCTCGGTCGCGGGCGAGGTGGCGCTCCTCGGCGGGGCGCCGCCCGGCCCGCTCGGCGCCGGGGGCGTCGCGCTCGCCCTCAGCGGGCTGGGGCTGTACCTGGGGGCGCAGACGCGGCCGCCGCCGGCGGCGCGATCGTGA
- the gloA gene encoding lactoylglutathione lyase: MRILHTMIRVGDLERSLAFYTQVLGMKLLRRQDYPEGKFTLAFVGFGPESEQAALELTHNWDTPRYDLGTGFGHVALEVPDAYAACAEIERRGGKVVRAAGPMKHGRTVIAFVEDPDGYKIELIQRGSL; encoded by the coding sequence ATGCGCATCCTCCACACCATGATCCGCGTCGGCGACCTCGAGCGGTCGCTCGCCTTCTACACCCAGGTGCTGGGCATGAAGCTCCTGCGCCGGCAGGACTACCCCGAGGGCAAGTTCACCCTCGCCTTCGTCGGCTTCGGCCCCGAGTCGGAGCAGGCGGCGCTCGAGCTCACGCACAACTGGGACACCCCGCGCTACGACCTCGGCACGGGCTTCGGCCACGTCGCGCTCGAGGTGCCGGACGCCTACGCGGCCTGCGCGGAGATCGAGCGGCGCGGCGGCAAGGTGGTCCGGGCGGCCGGCCCGATGAAGCACGGCCGGACCGTCATCGCGTTCGTCGAGGACCCGGACGGCTACAAGATCGAGCTCATTCAGCGGGGCAGCCTGTAG
- a CDS encoding DHA2 family efflux MFS transporter permease subunit has product MAAGGGAEQGHGFTGGHNPWVVALTVTLATFMEVLDTAIANVSLPHIAGSLSVSQDESTWVLTSYLVSNAIVLPVSGWFATRFGRKRFYMSCVALFTTSSFLCGVAPSLGALIFFRVLQGVGGGGLGPSEQAILADTFPPRQRGMAFAVYGMAVVLAPAIGPTLGGYITDHFSWRWVFFINVPVGLFSLWASNQVVVDPPRLAALRQRAGPIDYVGLGLIAVGLGSLEYVLDKGQEDDWFASHAIVGFSLAAAVCLVAFVWWEWRQEHPVVDVRLFAQRSFAASNVMMLVLGMTLYGSTVLLPQYLQVWMGYSAQQAGEVLSPGGVAVILLLPLVGRLVSRYDPRLLIAFGFTVLSLATFHMAHTLYPGIDFRTALQLRVYQSCGLAFLFVPINTLVYAGVHPSKNNAVSGIVNLSRNMGGDIGIALVTTLIARRSQVHQANLVAHLDPGRGEVRARLEAMAQALTRAGSSSADAARQAYGALSRLLAQQAQTLAYLDVLWLLGWFALAMIPLVFLARRPAPGAAPAGH; this is encoded by the coding sequence ATGGCGGCGGGCGGCGGCGCGGAGCAAGGGCACGGCTTCACCGGCGGGCACAACCCGTGGGTGGTCGCGCTCACCGTCACCCTGGCGACGTTCATGGAGGTGCTCGACACCGCCATCGCGAACGTCTCCTTGCCCCACATCGCGGGCAGCCTCTCGGTCAGCCAGGACGAGAGCACCTGGGTCCTCACCTCCTACCTGGTCTCGAACGCGATCGTGCTGCCGGTGAGCGGCTGGTTCGCCACCCGCTTCGGCCGCAAGCGCTTCTACATGAGCTGCGTGGCGCTCTTCACGACCAGCTCCTTCCTGTGCGGGGTCGCGCCGAGCCTGGGGGCGCTCATCTTCTTCCGCGTGCTGCAGGGCGTCGGCGGCGGCGGGCTCGGCCCGAGCGAGCAGGCCATCCTGGCCGACACCTTCCCGCCCCGGCAGCGCGGGATGGCGTTCGCGGTCTACGGCATGGCGGTCGTACTCGCGCCCGCCATCGGGCCCACCCTGGGCGGCTACATCACCGACCACTTCAGCTGGCGCTGGGTCTTCTTCATCAACGTGCCGGTGGGCCTCTTCTCGCTGTGGGCCTCGAACCAGGTGGTGGTGGACCCGCCGCGGCTGGCGGCGCTGCGCCAGCGGGCCGGCCCCATCGACTACGTCGGCCTCGGGCTCATCGCGGTGGGGCTCGGCTCGCTCGAGTACGTCCTCGACAAGGGCCAGGAGGACGACTGGTTCGCCTCGCACGCCATCGTCGGGTTCTCCCTGGCGGCCGCGGTGTGCCTGGTCGCGTTCGTCTGGTGGGAGTGGCGCCAGGAGCACCCGGTGGTCGACGTCCGGCTCTTCGCGCAGCGCAGCTTCGCGGCCTCCAACGTCATGATGCTGGTGCTCGGCATGACCCTCTACGGCAGCACCGTGCTCCTGCCCCAGTACCTGCAGGTCTGGATGGGCTACTCGGCCCAGCAGGCGGGGGAGGTGCTGTCGCCGGGCGGGGTGGCGGTCATCCTGCTCCTGCCGCTCGTCGGGCGGCTCGTCTCGCGCTACGACCCGCGGCTCCTCATCGCCTTCGGGTTCACGGTGCTGTCCCTCGCCACCTTCCACATGGCGCACACCCTCTACCCCGGCATCGACTTCCGCACCGCGCTCCAGCTGCGCGTCTACCAGTCGTGCGGGCTCGCCTTCCTCTTCGTGCCCATCAACACCCTCGTCTACGCCGGCGTCCACCCGTCGAAGAACAACGCGGTGTCCGGCATCGTGAACCTGTCCCGGAACATGGGCGGCGACATCGGGATCGCGCTCGTCACCACCCTCATCGCGCGGCGCTCGCAGGTGCACCAGGCGAACCTGGTGGCGCACCTCGACCCCGGCCGCGGCGAGGTGCGCGCGCGCCTGGAGGCGATGGCGCAGGCCCTCACCCGCGCCGGCAGCTCCAGCGCCGACGCGGCGCGCCAGGCGTACGGCGCCCTCTCCCGGCTGCTCGCGCAGCAGGCGCAGACGCTGGCGTACCTGGACGTCCTGTGGCTGCTCGGCTGGTTCGCGCTGGCCATGATCCCGCTCGTCTTCCTGGCGCGCCGCCCGGCCCCCGGCGCGGCGCCCGCGGGCCACTGA
- a CDS encoding phosphorylase family protein codes for MPANVPDLLLAAFPPELCGLDAAPPPGWRAACVGVGAVTAAAATARLLAASAPRRVLFVGTCGAYDGRLAPGDLLAGAEAIATSLDEVEGRAYRPAAEPVRWAAGWALPARFAPHAVAVPPAITRTAAGAAALARLAAAEHLELSGVFAACAAAGVPAAAALGVANRVGPEAHAEWCARHEGVSRALVQALRDERVL; via the coding sequence GTGCCCGCGAACGTCCCCGACCTCCTCCTGGCCGCCTTCCCGCCCGAGCTGTGCGGGCTCGACGCCGCGCCGCCGCCGGGCTGGCGCGCCGCCTGCGTCGGGGTAGGGGCGGTGACCGCCGCGGCCGCGACGGCGCGCCTCCTCGCCGCCAGCGCGCCGCGCCGGGTGCTGTTCGTCGGCACCTGCGGCGCCTACGACGGCCGGCTCGCGCCGGGCGACCTCCTCGCCGGCGCGGAGGCGATCGCCACCTCGCTCGACGAGGTCGAGGGGCGCGCCTACCGGCCCGCGGCGGAGCCGGTGCGCTGGGCCGCCGGCTGGGCGCTGCCGGCGCGCTTCGCCCCGCACGCGGTGGCCGTCCCGCCCGCCATCACCCGCACCGCCGCCGGCGCGGCCGCGCTGGCGCGCCTCGCCGCGGCCGAGCACCTCGAGCTCAGCGGCGTCTTCGCGGCCTGCGCCGCCGCCGGCGTCCCGGCCGCGGCCGCGCTCGGGGTCGCGAACCGGGTCGGCCCGGAGGCGCACGCGGAGTGGTGCGCCCGCCACGAGGGCGTCAGCCGGGCGCTGGTGCAGGCGCTGCGCGACGAGCGCGTGCTGTGA
- a CDS encoding peptide chain release factor 3 — protein MTPQHEIRRRRTFAIISHPDAGKTTLTEKLLLYGGVIQLAGAVKAKRGRASAVSDWMEMERERGISITTSVLAFPYRGLQMNLLDTPGHADFSEDTYRTLHAVDGAVMLLDCAKGVEAQTKKLFRVCRQRAIPIFTFVNKMDRGGRDPFDLIGEVESVLGIGVFPVAWPVFRGGTFRGVYHRLKRRVYLFDAAHAGSSATSGAERPPVEVTGIDDPLVREELDEAGFDRLRHDAELLEAAGDGFDEERYLAGELSPMFFGSAINNFGLEAFLETFCELMPPPRARPSDQGPVDPAGAEFSGFVFKIQANMDRAHRDRVAFVRICSGQVTRGMKVHHVRSGRDLRLMSPTQFLAGERSVVEGGFAGDVVGIPDPGLFEIGDTLTGGSRFAFEPIPSFAPEHFSRLVMLDPLRRKQFARGVEQLAQEGTVQLYRPPAGRAGDLVLGALGQLQFEVVRYRLESEYGVEVRLEPTAYQLARWVTRADGAPLELDDLYGAVEGMVVLDIRDRVVVLFDREWALRTAERLHPELVFGETATGVVVRAA, from the coding sequence ATGACCCCACAGCACGAGATCCGCCGCCGCCGGACGTTCGCCATCATCTCCCACCCGGACGCGGGCAAGACCACCCTCACCGAGAAGCTCCTCCTCTACGGCGGCGTCATCCAGCTGGCCGGGGCGGTGAAGGCGAAGCGCGGCCGCGCCAGCGCCGTCTCGGACTGGATGGAGATGGAGCGCGAGCGCGGCATCTCCATCACCACCAGCGTGCTCGCGTTCCCCTACCGCGGGCTGCAGATGAACCTGCTCGACACGCCCGGCCACGCCGACTTCAGCGAGGACACCTACCGCACGCTGCACGCGGTGGACGGCGCGGTGATGCTGCTCGATTGCGCCAAGGGCGTCGAGGCGCAGACGAAGAAGCTCTTCCGCGTCTGCCGGCAGCGCGCCATCCCCATCTTCACCTTCGTGAACAAGATGGACCGCGGCGGGCGCGACCCGTTCGACCTCATCGGCGAGGTGGAGAGCGTCCTCGGCATCGGGGTCTTCCCGGTGGCCTGGCCGGTCTTCCGGGGCGGCACCTTCCGCGGCGTCTACCACCGGCTCAAGCGGCGCGTGTACCTGTTCGACGCCGCCCACGCCGGCTCCTCCGCGACCTCGGGCGCCGAGCGGCCGCCGGTGGAGGTGACCGGCATCGACGACCCGCTGGTGCGCGAGGAGCTCGACGAGGCCGGCTTCGACCGGCTCCGGCACGACGCCGAGCTGCTCGAGGCCGCCGGCGACGGCTTCGACGAGGAGCGCTACCTGGCGGGCGAGCTGTCGCCCATGTTCTTCGGGAGCGCCATCAACAACTTCGGGCTGGAGGCGTTCCTCGAGACGTTCTGCGAGCTCATGCCGCCGCCGCGCGCCCGCCCGTCCGACCAGGGCCCCGTCGATCCCGCCGGCGCCGAGTTCAGCGGCTTCGTGTTCAAGATCCAGGCGAACATGGACCGGGCGCACCGCGACCGGGTCGCCTTCGTCCGCATCTGCTCGGGCCAGGTGACGCGCGGGATGAAGGTGCACCACGTCCGCAGCGGCCGCGACCTGCGGCTCATGAGCCCGACGCAGTTCCTGGCCGGTGAGCGCAGCGTGGTGGAGGGCGGCTTCGCGGGCGACGTGGTGGGCATCCCGGACCCGGGCCTGTTCGAGATCGGGGACACGCTCACCGGCGGCTCCCGGTTCGCCTTCGAGCCCATCCCGAGCTTCGCGCCCGAGCACTTCTCCCGGCTCGTCATGCTCGACCCGCTGCGGCGCAAGCAGTTCGCGCGCGGCGTGGAGCAGCTGGCGCAGGAGGGCACGGTGCAGCTCTACCGCCCGCCGGCGGGGCGCGCGGGCGACCTGGTGCTCGGGGCGCTGGGGCAGCTCCAGTTCGAGGTGGTGCGCTACCGCCTGGAGAGCGAGTACGGCGTCGAGGTGCGGCTCGAGCCCACCGCCTACCAGCTCGCGCGCTGGGTGACGCGCGCCGACGGCGCGCCGCTCGAGCTCGACGACCTCTACGGAGCGGTGGAGGGCATGGTGGTGCTCGACATCCGCGACCGGGTGGTGGTGCTCTTCGACCGCGAGTGGGCGCTCCGGACCGCCGAGCGGCTCCACCCCGAGCTCGTCTTCGGCGAGACCGCGACCGGGGTGGTGGTGCGGGCGGCCTGA